The DNA sequence CGAACTCGGCGCCGACGAAGAAGGCGTTGACGACCAGCGTCGCCAGACCGATCAGCAACTGTACGGCGGTCATCGCCGCGCCCCCTTGTCCTCCGTGGTTCGGCCCGTCCGCTGCTGCGCCGGGTGCGGGTCGTCGAGGGGCGCGTGCAGCAGGACGCGCGCCGCGCGGCGGCCGGTGGCGTCCAGCACCTCCAGCCGCCAGCCGGTCACCTCGAAGGTGTCCCCGACGGCCGGTATCCGGCCCAGCTCGGCCGCCACGAGGCCGGCGAGGGTCTCGTACGGCCCCTCCGGGGCGCGCAGGCCCACCCGGGCGAGCTGGTCGACGCGCGTCGCGCCGTCGGCCGAGAACAGCGCCCGGCCCTCCTCGTCGGTGCCGGCCCGGGCCAGGTCGGGGACCTCGTGCGGGTCGTGCTCGTCGCGGACCTCGCCGACGACCTCCTCCACGATGTCCTCCAGGGTGGCCACCCCGGCGGTGCCGCCGTACTCGTCGATCACCACGGCCATGGTGCGCCGCCCGGAGAGCCGGTCGAGCAGCCGGTCGACGGTGAGCGATTCGGGGACCAGCAGCGGTTCGCGCATCAGCTCCGAGACCGGGACCCGGGCGCGACGTTCGGCGGGCAGCGCCAGTACGTCCTTGACGTGCGCGGTGCCGACGACCGCGTCGAGGGTGTCGCGATAGACGGGGAAGCGGGACAGCCCGGTCGCCCGGGTCACGTTCGCCACGTCCTCGCAGGTCGCGTGGACCTCCAGGGCGACGACCTGGACGCGCGGGGTCATCACGTTCTCCGCGGTGAGGTCGGCGAGGTTCAGGGTGCGGACGAACAGCTCGGCCGTGTCCGCCTCCAGGGCGCCCTCCCTGGCGGAGTGCCGGGCGAGCGCCGCGAGTTCCTGGGGTCCGC is a window from the Streptomyces capillispiralis genome containing:
- a CDS encoding hemolysin family protein, coding for MTEVLLLLAAILLSLACGAFVAAEFSLTTVERAELERAVERGERGAAGALEAVRSLTFQLSGAQLGITVTNLVVGMLAEPSIAALIAGPLRDVGASESVARSLALVIGTALSTVFLMVVGELVPKNWAISSPLAVAKRVGNAQRWFSAAFRPFITHLNNTANRIVRRIGVEPAEELESARGPQELAALARHSAREGALEADTAELFVRTLNLADLTAENVMTPRVQVVALEVHATCEDVANVTRATGLSRFPVYRDTLDAVVGTAHVKDVLALPAERRARVPVSELMREPLLVPESLTVDRLLDRLSGRRTMAVVIDEYGGTAGVATLEDIVEEVVGEVRDEHDPHEVPDLARAGTDEEGRALFSADGATRVDQLARVGLRAPEGPYETLAGLVAAELGRIPAVGDTFEVTGWRLEVLDATGRRAARVLLHAPLDDPHPAQQRTGRTTEDKGARR